A window of the Pungitius pungitius chromosome 3, fPunPun2.1, whole genome shotgun sequence genome harbors these coding sequences:
- the LOC119195398 gene encoding uncharacterized protein LOC119195398, with the protein MDRCIRALPGGAKRHASQSCPETVDALVTLLENHQVTVQLMQSSRPPSQSDPRRDRQRLRKSDTEALAPSPRPQGGPPQPSLQRRPFVNPDRRKCFACGQEGHIAWNCPGEDILMPTAGSSDSPRKADSYLTTCWAHEGARAPKLPVRIGTQDAEALLDSGSAVTLLRPGLTSGPRGPPIPVSCVHGDSREYPTTHIKVQTTRGTFEVVAGLVENLPVPVLIGRDCPIFWRLWACRTAGHRRNCPTKKPCRDQKVKVAHACAAPSSPTTSSAEGTEEEALAPAEAPAPAEAPAPAEAPTRRDPRLTEGSSNEAFSEFPPAEEASSTRPGQFGTAQWEDPNLEQARQNLAVVEGEPVAGVSASTFPHFSIKNGLLYRVAKLEERVVEQLLVPKRYINKVLYLAHSHLLGAHLGVEKTYDRVRERFYWPGVKKAVQDYCQICPQCQKTAPKVNYQNPLIPLPIIDIPFQRVAMDIVGPLPKSSRGHRFILVIMDYATRYPEAVPLRTASAKAVARELFLLFSRVGIAKEVLTDQGTCFMSRVMKEMCKLLKVSQIRTSVYHPQTDGLVERFNKTLKQMLRKAIDVEGKNWDQLIPFVLFSIREVPQASTGFSPFELLYGRRPRGMLDLAKEAWEQQPSAHRSAIEYVDQMQDRMAKVWPLVREHMQQAQHAQARIYNRRAQLREFQPGEFVLVLIPTVECKFLAKWHGPYEVIERVGEVNYKVRQPGRRKICQIYHINLLKRWHAPDSVPMAALTTETQDRVPSQVPLGPHLSPTHRQDMVELTGQFKDVFSDMPGRTTVINHDIITEPGKKVRLRPYRIPEAKRETIKEEVRRMLEMGVIEESHSAWSSPIVLTPKPDGSERFCNDFRKLNEISKFDAYPMPRVDELIERLGPARFVSTLDLTKGYWQVPLTETAKEKTAFATPEGLYHYRVLPFGVHGAPATFQRMMDQVLRPHREYAAAYLDDVVIHSPDWTTHVGHLKAVLGSLRRAGLTANPKKCHLGLEEAEYLGYTIGRGSVRPQSRKVEAIATWPKPATKRQVKTFLGLVGYYQCFIPHFATIAAPLHEMTKNSHPHQVLWSTEAEAAFTTLRRALCTEPILSTPNFEDTFIVHTDASGSGLGAVLSQVRGGEEHPVTYISRKLLKHEINYSTLEKECLAIKWALTKLRYYLLGRKFTLVTDHAPLRWMSTAKDTNARVTRWFLELQNFNFSVEHRSGKAHGNADALSRREECYLVDAPSPNLELVEGVCGKPGGGTKHLGRSPKLRLGEVIRGIYYPVQVLQPLGTWHWSHLRPIWTRKRAPRRRRRHIFQFGSRLEEP; encoded by the exons ATGGATCGCTGTATCAGAGCTTTACCCGGGGGTGCCAAACGACACGCTTCTCAAAGCTGCCCAGAGACAGTAGATGCCCTAGTGACGCTGTTGGAGAATCACCAGGTCACGGTACAGTTGATGCAAAGCAGTAGGCCACCCAGCCAATCGGACCCcaggagagacaggcagaggctgaggaagagcgaCACGGAGGCACTGGCCCCAAGCCCGAGGCCCCAAGGGGGTCCGCCCCAGCCATCCCTCCAGCGCCGCCCCTTTGTGAATCCGGACCGGCGAAAATGCTTTGCCTGTGGACAAGAGGGCCATATAGCGTGGAATTGTCCGGGAGAAGACATTCTGATGCCTACGGCGGGCTCCTCCGACTCCCCACGGAAGGCCGACAGCTATCTTACCACGTGCTGGGCTCATGAGGGCGCAAGGGCCCCAAAGCTGCCGGTCAGAATAGGGACCCAGGATGCTGAAGCCCTACTCGACTCCGGCAGTGCGGTCACCCTCCTACGGCCCGGGTTGACCTCTGGCCCCAGGGGACCCCCTATCCCAGTCTCCTGTGTCCACGGGGATTCACGAGAGTATCCCACGACCCACATTAAGGTCCAGACCACCAGGGGCACATTTGAGGTTGTTGCGGGCTTAGTGGAAAATCTGCCGGTACCAGTGCTGATTGGGCGGGACTGCCCGATATTCTGGCGTTTGTGGGCATGCAGGACTGCTGGCCACCGAAGAAACTGTCCCACCAAGAAACCTTGTAGGGACCAGAAAGTCAAGGTGGCACATGCCTGTGCAGCCCCATCTAGCCCAACCACGTCATCTGCAgaagggacagaggaggaggccctgGCCCCAGCGGAGGCCCCGGCCCCAGCGGAGGCCCCGGCCCCAGCGGAGGCCCCGACAAGGAGGGATCCCCGACTAACTGAAGGGTCTTCGAACGAGGCTTTTTCGGAGTTCCCACCGGCAGAAGAGGCATCTTCCACCAGGCCCGGGCAGTTTGGGACGGCCCAGTGGGAGGACCCTAACCTGGAACAAGCGCGACAGAACCTGGCTGTGGTCGAGGGAGAACCGGTGGCGGGGGTAAGTGCTAGCACCTTTCCACACTTTTCAATCAAGAATGGCCTCTTGTATAGGGTGGCAAAGCTGGAGGAACGGGTGGTGGAACAGTTGCTAGTCCCCAAGCGCTATATTAACAAAGTGTTGTACCTAGCCCACTCCCACCTGTTGGGAGCTCATTTGGGGGTGGAGAAAACCTACGACCGAGTCCGGGAGCGCTTCTACTGGCCGGGGGTGAAGAAGGCGGTCCAGGATTATTGCCAAATCTGCCCACAATGCCAGAAGACGGCGCCGAAGGTAAACTACCAGAATCCACTAATACCACTACCAATAATCGACATCCCATTCCAGAGGGTGGCCATGGATATAGTAGGCCCCTTGCCGAAGTCCAGTAGGGGGCACCGGTTTATCCTGGTTATCATGGATTATGCCACCCGGTACCCAGAGGCGGTCCCGTTACGCACCGCAAGTGCTAAAGCGGTGGCGAGAGAATTATTCCTTCTCTTTAGTAGAGTTGGGATTGCAAAGGAAGTCCTTACTGACCAGGGAACCTGTTTCATGTCTCGGGTGATGAAGGAGATGTGTAAACTGCTGAAGGTGAGCCAAATACGAACCTCTGTCTACCACCCACAGACGGACGGCCTGGTAGAACGTTTcaataaaaccttaaaacaaATGCTAAGGAAGGCTATTGACGTGGAGGGGAAAAACTGGGACCAACTAATCCCCTTTGTCTTGTTCTCAATCCGCGAAGTGCCCCAGGCGTCCACAGGGTTCTCACCATTTGAGCTGCTGTATGGACGGAGACCCAGGGGCATGCTGGACCTGGCCAAAGAAGCATGGGAGCAACAGCCATCAGCCCATCGCTCCGCCATAGAGTATGTCGACCAGATGCAGGACAGGATGGCTAAGGTATGGCCCCTGGTGCGGGAGCATATGCAACAAGCCCAACACGCCCAAGCCAGAATCTATAACCGTAGAGCTCAGCTACGGGAGTTCCAGCCGGGAGAGTTTGTCTTGGTCCTGATTCCAACGGTGGAATGCAAATTCCTGGCAAAGTGGCATGGACCCTATGAGGTGATCGAAAGGGTGGGGGAGGTGAATTATAAGGTAAGACAACCGGGAAGGAGGAAAATCTGCCAAATATATCACATTAATCTGTTGAAGAGATGGCACGCCCCTGACAGTGTTCCGATGGCCGCACTAACCACCGAAACCCAAGATCGTGTCCCCTCACAGGTACCTCTGGGCCCCCATCTGAGTCCGACCCACCGGCAAGACATGGTGGAACTAACTGGGCagttcaaagatgttttttcagaCATGCCGGGAAGGACCACGGTGATTAACCACGACATCATCACCGAACCTGGGAAAAAGGTGAGGCTCCGACCCTACCGCATACCAGAGGCAAAAAGGGAGACCATCAAAGAAGAGGTGAGAAGGATGTTGGAGATGGGCGTTATTGAGGAGTCACACAGTGCATGGTCCAGCCCGATTGTGTTGACTCCAAAACCCGACGGCAGCGAGAGATTCTGcaatgattttagaaaattgaacGAAATCTCAAAATTTGACGCTTACCCCATGCCGAGGGTTGATGAGTTAATAGAGCGATTAGGCCCAGCCCGGTTTGTGTCCACGCTCGACCTCACTAAAGGTTACTGGCAGGTTCCCCTCACAGAAACCGCCAAAGAGAAGACAGCGTTTGCTACCCCAGAAGGCCTGTACCACTATAGAGTCCTGCCCTTCGGAGTCCACGGAGCGCCAGCTACGTTCCAAAGAATGATGGACCAGGTGCTCCGACCTCATCGGGAGTATGCAGCGGCCTACCTAGATGATGTGGTCATACACAGCCCCGACTGGACCACCCATGTAGGCCACCTGAAAGCTGTCCTGGGAAGCCTACGGAGAGCTGGCCTGACCGCCAACCCAAAAAAGTGCCACCTTGGCCTGGAGGAGGCGGAATACCTCGGCTACACCATTGGGAGAGGCAGTGTGAGACCCCAATCCCGGAAAGTGGAGGCCATTGCCACCTGGCCTAAGCCAGCCACGAAGCGGCAAGTAAAAACGTTCCTCGGCCTGGTCGGCTATTATCAGTGCTTTATACCCCACTTTGCTACTATTGCAGCCCCTTTACACGAGATGACGAAAAACAGCCACCCACACCAGGTCCTCTGGAGCACCGAAGCTGAGGCAGCCTTTACAACCCTTCGGAGGGCCCTGTGCACCGAGCCAATTTTAAGCACCCCTAATTTTGAGGACACGTTCATCGTCCATACAGATGCCTCTGGATCAGGGCTTGGAGCCGTGCTGTCccaggtcagaggaggagaagaacaccCAGTGACCTATATCAGCCGTAAGTTGCTAAAGCATGAGATCAATTATTCAACGTTGGAGAAAGAATGTTTGGCAATAAAATGGGCCCTGACAAAGCTGCGGTATTACCTCCTGGGCAGAAAATTCACCCTGGTAACGGATCACGCACCACTGAGATGGATGTCTACAGCCAAAGACACTAATGCACGAGTTACACGGTGGTTCCTCGAACTGCAAAACTTTAATTTTTCTGTTGAGCACAGGTCGGGAAAAGCACATGGAAACGCAGACGCCTTGTCCAGGAGGGAAGAATGCTATCTCGTTGACGCTCCTAGCCCCAACCTGGAGCTGGTGGAGGGGGTGtgtggcaaaccagggggaggaaCAAAGCACTTGGGGCGGAGCCCCAAGCTCCGGTTGGGGGAGGTGATAAGGGGGATTTATTATCCTGTGCAGGTGCTCCAGCCACTGGGAACGTGGCACTGGTCACACCTGCGGCCTATCTG GACAAGGAAGCGGGCGCCACGTAGGAGGAGACGCCacatatttcagtttggaaGCCGGTTGGAAGAGCCGTAG
- the LOC119225625 gene encoding olfactory receptor 13C2-like has translation MPDLNHSTVTEFILTGFPGLHPEYQGLVSAILFLVYVLTLTGNVTIIFLFATNRSLHKPMYYIILNLCTCDILFSTTTLPKIISKYWFNSGTISFNACFVQMYFVHYLGTVSSFILFLMALDRYVAICHPLSYPIVLKNSTILILSITAWVLSQPTNLMITIRAYPLPYCASNIINHCYCDHIGITILACTDRAPYGFLAFVSAMVVLLGPLAFIIFSYCSIIVAILSIANIKCRKKTLSTCSTQLIIISLFYLPRCFVYLASNVGIRFSADMRIVIIMLYSLSPPMINPLIYCLRAKDMRECLRKQFNRRIIPQKTQVSSINF, from the coding sequence ATGCCAGACTTAAATCACAGCACCGTGACTGAATTCATCCTTACTGGATTCCCTGGACTTCATCCAGAGTACCAAGGCCTTGTTTCAGCAATATTGTTCTTAGTTTATGTCTTAACTTTAACAGGCAAtgttacaattatttttttatttgcaaccAACCGTAGTCTCCATAAGCCAATGTATTATATCATTCTAAATCTGTGTACATGTGACatcctttttagcacaaccACCTTACCTAAGATTATCAGTAAGTATTGGTTTAATTCAGGAACCATTTCATTCAATGCTTGCTTTGTCCAAATGTACTTTGTTCACTATCTTGGAACAGTGAGTTCCTTTATTCTCTTCCTGATGGCTTTAGATAGGTATGTGGCGATTTGCCATCCTCTCAGCTATCCCATTGTTCTAAAAAACTCCACAATTTTAATTCTCAGTATTACAGCATGGGTTCTATCCCAGCCAACTAATTTAATGATAACTATTAGGGCATACCCTCTCCCGTACTGTGCCTCAAACATCATCAACCACTGCTACTGTGATCATATTGGCATAACAATCCTGGCGTGCACTGACAGAGCCCCTTATGGGTTTCTTGCTTTTGTGTCTGCAATGGTTGTTTTACTAGGACCTCTGGCCTTTATAATCTTCTCCTATTGCTCTATAATTGTAGCAATACTGTCGATAGCAAATATAAAATGTCGTAAAAAAACTCTGTCCACTTGCAGTACTCAGCTGATTATAATCTCACTCTTTTATTTACCAAgatgttttgtgtatttagcAAGCAATGTTGGCATTCGATTCAGTGCTGATATGAGAATAGTAATAATCATGCTGTATAGCCTTTCCCCCCCAATGATTAACCCACTTATTTATTGCTTAAGAGCTAAAGACATGAGAGAATGCTTGAGGAAGCAATTTAATAGACGCATCATTCCACAAAAGACACAAGTTTCATCCATTAACTTTTAA